The following proteins are encoded in a genomic region of Amblyraja radiata isolate CabotCenter1 chromosome 37, sAmbRad1.1.pri, whole genome shotgun sequence:
- the c37h10orf71 gene encoding cardiac-enriched FHL2-interacting protein has product MDSFKNRGAAKTRKMQGHSKVVDGFSDTSSAGSFLDEADREVSSLTERAFKSLCVVEEAVCSEFDAHSSPSLANVNRAAPGPGGKKHSAGELKNCKMPPKLIKKRAKDLPETFQESAGQYCVGGEKGNLGNGFLVETKEQKAKGSSLPRDVDHKKRDFTGTDAINAKAASGVHPEPAGEDGVKDIAQFDVSSIINLHREKSSFSAACQESYWVNKTHLPQAKGSKTNILGYLKASQCHNPTDLKNLNPTGKKLDKVLSDKVSRVKKADIASSFLHSECSAFKSWRDHSKSLSEEDNPPETHYPTSLQSNVPLQGSDEDVIVQIQAPSLAQVKSPHKVIASMMQNPGNRSPCNKDAAQLHASVPEENHYIVKESQDPDDHLQGTKCEEGGGGSVENGVEEKGFQLWRNSRFPLHKKQMEAELVSEEVPATRCPPVAEAAASDAAIPQEATSLCISKLLTPNLMPNVNGIETSKNQPVIVTPPLFIQPAANQSDEMKGDNQSQLGYRAKASSLLYNLKDVRKRVKSTYSTAAAPQNIAEPARDKYVFQNIHQTSARTSSAPVRLRVRENCATDANDQGKLDTMSHADGTRPTAARLNAAEIPPAELDPWKDDDYLNLRSPQTVREAGGYPRWRTRGSRPQSAITSLEVHAGRCRDRRSSQQLNNPNAKVNADLPAKAVQSARNSPEGVTIALEREEQKQNRLHVGRKPGCELVSHIQQDIRTHGSQTRKQEGLLMQQRVEDGGSSSMDRCVPSHQGPCHPAGEGRTRLDVKSSGQSYIDLGNSYTQGPEQMNDLKEQSTGCNADDLKGRPTLENDKSCEKIELQYYALSDPTINSERGGEKQNAPLVFQSHSQPVTPRGLPETRTQDSASVGFCEEMFDSIVSKQQELGPGSHVLTSPRLGLFKVKDNAPIVPTKPLLPKGEGQDAGINTLRERPTMFTPNETREEGKRDSGKVLLASSVTPNARPESTCSMDSKAAGKPPVVPPKSEKALRRAKKLATRRKRTENKQDKQSSGGTDIDIALSNMPVCALSQPTSPLPSVCPSTPPDPFNSCASPAIADTPAGTSTMPFTSAPSFPLSQRKVLQDPESGQYFVVDIPIQVQRKTLFDPETGNYFQVSIPSAGRKTTIDFLNTSYVLYPGFPALPLLSTVRPPSQMSAPAVLDLHKEEGPFNERTNFDLGYTEEQENQPYIETFYDPYTGSRAGSEKEIWCSPMSSQTLAGDHDLELIFMGDLEDIAMENN; this is encoded by the coding sequence ATGGACTCGTTCAAGAACAGAGGTGCAGCTAAAACAAGAAAAATGCAGGGACATTCTAAAGTGGTGGATGGTTTTAGTGATACGTCAAGTGCTGGGAGCTTTTTGGATGAAGCAGATAGAGAAGTAAGTAGTCTTACAGAGCGTGCTTTTAAGAGCTTGTGTGTTGTAGAAGAAGCTGTGTGTAGTGAGTTTGATGCACACAGTTCACCATCACTGGCCAATGTGAACCGGGCCGCCCCAGGGCCAGGCGGGAAGAAGCATTCTGCTGGAGAATTGAAAAACTGTAAGATGCCGCCAAAACTAATCAAGAAACGAGCAAAGGATTTGCCCGAGACATTCCAGGAATCCGCCGGACAGTATTGTGTTGGAGGAGAGAAAGGGAACTTGGGAAATGGCTTCCTGGTTGAAACCAAGGAGCAGAAGGCAAAGGGTTCTTCTCTGCCCAGAGATGTTGATCACAAGAAGAGGGACTTCACAGGAACCGATGCGATCAATGCAAAAGCCGCTTCAGGCGTTCACCCTGAGCCAGCAGGGGAAGATGGTGTCAAAGACATCGCGCAGTTCGATGTCTCATCCATCATCAACTTGCACCGAGAGAAATCAAGCTTTTCTGCCGCTTGCCAGGAGAGCTATTGGGTAAATAAAACACATCTCCCTCAGGCGAAAGGCAGCAAAACCAACATTTTAGGGTATCTGAAAGCCTCACAGTGTCACAACCCCACTGACTTGAAGAATCTTAACCCCACTGGTAAAAAGTTAGACAAGGTCCTTTCTGACAAGGTCAGCAGAGTGAAGAAAGCTGACATAGCGAGCAGCTTCCTCCACAGTGAATGCAGTGCATTCAAATCCTGGCGCGATCACAGTAAGTCTCTGTCTGAAGAGGATAATCCGCCTGAAACCCACTACCCCACCAGTCTTCAGTCCAATGTTCCTTTGCAGGGATCCGATGAAGATGTCATTGTTCAGATACAGGCCCCATCTTTGGCGCAAGTAAAGTCTCCACACAAAGTCATAGCCAGCATGATGCAGAATCCAGGGAACCGCTCTCCCTGCAACAAAGATGCTGCACAGCTTCATGCATCGGTACCTGAAGAAAATCACTACATTGTCAAAGAAAGTCAAGATCCAGATGATCATTTGCAGGGGACTAAATGTGAAGAGGGCGGTGGTGGGTCAGTGGAAAATGGAGTTGAGGAGAAAGGCTTCCAGCTGTGGAGAAACTCACGGTTCCCGCTACATAAAAAGCAAATGGAGGCAGAGTTAGTGAGTGAGGAGGTCCCTGCCACAAGATGTCCACCAGTGGCTGAAGCTGCAGCATCTGATGCAGCGATTCCTCAGGAGGCCACCTCTCTGTGCATCTCCAAGCTCCTCACGCCCAACTTGATGCCCAATGTCAATGGAATAGAAACGTCCAAAAACCAGCCAGTCATAGTGACTCCTCCCCTCTTCATCCAGCCCGCGGCCAACCAGAGTGATGAGATGAAAGGGGACAACCAGTCACAATTGGGCTACAGAGCCAAGGCGTCAAGTCTGTTGTACAACTTGAAGGACGTGAGGAAGAGGGTGAAGTCCACCTACTCAACAGCTGCGGCGCCACAAAACATCGCCGAGCCTGCAAGGGACAAGTATGTTTTCCAGAACATACATCAAACTAGTGCAAGAACTTCTTCTGCTCCTGTCAGGCTACGAGTCAGGGAGAACTGTGCGACGGACGCCAATGACCAGGGGAAACTGGACACGATGTCCCATGCTGACGGTACAAGACCCACCGCTGCCCGCCTCAACGCTGCTGAGATACCTCCGGCTGAGTTAGACCCGTGGAAAGATGATGACTATCTGAACCTACGGTCGCCACAGACGGTGAGGGAAGCTGGGGGCTATCCCAGGTGGAGGACGAGGGGCTCAAGACCACAGTCCGCAATAACGTCGTTGGAGGTCCATGCGGGCAGATGTCGGGACAGAAGGAGCTCTCAGCAGCTGAATAACCCCAATGCAAAGGTCAATGCAGATCTCCCAGCCAAAGCTGTCCAGTCTGCAAGGAACAGCCCAGAGGGGGTGACAATTGCACTAGAAAGAGAAGAGCAGAAGCAGAATAGATTGCATGTTGGCAGGAAGCCAGGGTGTGAGTTAGTCAGTCACATACAGCAAGATATACGGACACATGGAAGTCAGACTAGAAAGCAGGAGGGATTGTTGATGCAACAGAGAGTGGAGGATGGAGGTTCCTCAAGCATGGACCGGTGTGTGCCCAGTCACCAGGGGCCTTGCCATCCTGCAGGAGAAGGCAGAACTAGGCTCGATGTCAAGTCATCCGGTCAGTCCTACATCGACTTGGGTAACAGCTACACTCAGGGTCCTGAGCAAATGAATGACTTGAAGGAACAGAGCACTGGGTGTAATGCTGATGATTTGAAGGGTCGCCCTACACTTGAGAACGACAAGAGTTGTGAGAAGATTGAGCTGCAGTATTACGCACTGAGTGACCCCACCATAAActcggagaggggaggggagaaacaaAACGCACCTCTGGTGTTTCAAAGTCATTCCCAACCGGTAACGCCACGGGGTCTACCGGAGACTAGAACACAGGACAGTGCTTCTGTGGGCTTCTGTGAAGAAATGTTCGATAGCATTGTTTCCAAGCAGCAAGAACTCGGGCCAGGAAGTCACGTCCTGACTTCACCGAGACTTGGTTTATTTAAAGTCAAAGACAATGCACCAATAGTCCCCACAAAGCCCCTTCTCCCCAAAGGCGAGGGCCAGGATGCTGGCATCAACACTTTGAGAGAAAGACCAACCATGTTTACACCAAATGAGACGCGTGAGGAAGGTAAACGCGACTCAGGTAAGGTGTTGTTGGCCAGTTCCGTCACTCCCAATGCAAGGCCGGAGTCAACCTGTAGCATGGACTCGAAAGCAGCAGGAAAACCACCGGTGGTTCCCCCAAAGTCCGAGAAGGCTTTGCGTCGGGCCAAGAAGCTGGCAACCAGGAGGAAGCGGACGGAGAACAAGCAGGACAAGCAGAGTAGTGGTGGTACAGATATTGACATTGCCCTGTCCAACATGCCAGTGTGCGCCCTGAGTCAGCCCACCTCACCACTGCCCAGCGTTTGCCCGTCAACTCCCCCAGACCCATTCAACTCATGCGCTTCCCCAGCCATCGCCGACACCCCGGCAGGAACCAGCACCATGCCCTTCACATCTGCTCCATCGTTTCCATTAAGTCAGCGAAAAGTACTTCAAGATCCTGAATCTGGCCAATACTTTGTTGTAGATATCCCCATCCAAGTCCAGAGAAAGACTTTGTTTGACCCAGAAACTGGGAATTATTTCCAGGTGTCCATCCCCTCGGCCGGTCGGAAAACCACAATAGATTTCTTAAACACTTCCTACGTGTTGTATCCCGGTTTCCCGGCCTTGCCGCTGTTGTCCACGGTTAGACCCCCCTCCCAAATGTCGGCACCGGCCGTTCTGGACCTACACAAAGAGGAAGGGCCTTTCAACGAGCGGACTAACTTTGATTTGGGATACACGGAGGAGCAAGAAAACCAGCCGTATATTGAGACGTTTTATGATCCTTACACTGGGAGCAGGGCGGGGAGTGAAAAGGAGATTTGGTGCAGTCCAATGAGCAGTCAAACGCTAGCAGGTGACCATGATCTGGAATTAATATTCATGGGGGATCTGGAAGATATTGCCATGGAAAACAATTAG